The following are from one region of the Methanobrevibacter sp. TMH8 genome:
- a CDS encoding beta-ribofuranosylaminobenzene 5'-phosphate synthase yields the protein MIIKTPSRIHMTLIDLNGSYSRYDGGIGLTINKPNFILKCDTAEKKEVTIDFSENIKNNDVKDQCISKIKNSAEKIISHFQLDTGFHFNVKEAFYPHAGLGSGTQVSLATAKIICEYNDISITGLELGKILNRGGTSGIGIYSFERGGLIIDGGHSKNEKKEFLPSSVSKATPPILIGRYEFPKEWDILIAIPKSHNIMGNKEVNIFKEYCPVPKRDVEKLSHLIFMNLIPFLLEKNIQEVGNAINNIQNLGFKKVEISLQQEKIKRLMEKMREFGAYGVGMSSFGPSIYGLIDKDSSDVLKATKEFLGEDGIVFKAKAQNHGFELKK from the coding sequence ATGATTATAAAAACTCCTTCAAGGATACACATGACTTTAATAGATTTAAATGGATCTTACAGCCGATACGATGGAGGTATAGGACTAACCATAAATAAACCAAACTTTATTCTAAAATGTGATACTGCAGAAAAAAAAGAGGTAACCATTGATTTTAGTGAAAATATAAAAAATAATGATGTAAAAGATCAATGTATATCTAAAATAAAAAATTCTGCTGAAAAAATCATTTCACATTTTCAGTTAGATACAGGATTTCATTTTAATGTTAAAGAAGCATTTTATCCACATGCAGGATTAGGTTCTGGAACTCAAGTTTCATTAGCTACAGCTAAAATAATATGTGAATATAATGATATTTCAATTACTGGATTAGAATTAGGGAAAATTCTCAATAGAGGAGGAACATCAGGTATAGGAATATACTCATTTGAAAGAGGAGGCCTCATTATAGATGGAGGCCATAGTAAAAATGAAAAGAAGGAATTTTTACCATCTTCAGTTTCAAAAGCAACTCCTCCAATTTTAATAGGAAGATATGAATTTCCTAAAGAATGGGATATTTTAATCGCAATACCTAAATCTCACAATATAATGGGTAATAAAGAAGTAAATATTTTCAAAGAATACTGTCCAGTCCCCAAAAGAGATGTTGAAAAGCTATCCCACTTAATTTTTATGAATTTAATTCCATTTCTCCTAGAAAAGAACATTCAAGAAGTTGGAAATGCAATCAATAATATCCAAAACTTAGGATTCAAAAAAGTTGAAATAAGTCTGCAACAAGAGAAAATCAAAAGATTAATGGAAAAAATGAGGGAATTCGGAGCATATGGAGTAGGAATGAGTTCATTCGGACCATCAATCTATGGATTAATAGATAAAGATAGTTCTGATGTTTTAAAAGCAACAAAAGAATTTCTTGGAGAAGATGGAATTGTTTTTAAAGCAAAAGCTCAAAATCATGGCTTTGAACTTAAAAAATAA
- a CDS encoding chorismate lyase — MSQKNFEIINEIKNLEKDDIKLSNTQKILLATDGSVTTILDVLNGKISIKTLKQEYQESNKEIAEILNINEGEQINYRVVIMGKNKVPLIYATSYIPLKRLTSEFEKDLISADIPIGRILKKYNIESRREVQSVKIKKSNKELKDIFKTEADFLSRSYNIIHKDEILISIEETFPLDSFIHNYE; from the coding sequence ATGAGTCAAAAGAATTTTGAGATTATAAATGAGATAAAAAACCTTGAAAAAGATGATATCAAGTTATCAAATACACAAAAAATATTATTAGCTACAGATGGGTCTGTAACTACCATACTTGATGTTTTGAATGGAAAAATTAGTATTAAAACTCTCAAACAAGAATATCAAGAATCAAACAAAGAAATTGCTGAAATTCTTAATATTAATGAAGGAGAACAAATTAATTATCGAGTTGTTATTATGGGAAAAAATAAAGTACCATTAATTTATGCAACTTCATACATCCCATTAAAACGATTAACTTCAGAATTTGAAAAAGACTTAATTAGTGCCGATATCCCTATTGGTAGAATTTTAAAGAAATATAATATTGAATCAAGAAGAGAAGTTCAATCTGTTAAAATAAAAAAATCTAATAAAGAATTAAAAGATATTTTTAAAACTGAAGCAGACTTTTTAAGTAGAAGCTATAATATCATACATAAAGATGAAATATTAATTTCAATCGAAGAAACTTTTCCTTTAGATTCGTTTATACATAACTATGAATAA
- a CDS encoding TIGR00296 family protein: protein MLSKKDGDYLIKIAKLAVETYLKKGEKINVPKDCPEHLKEDLGVFVTLNKNNELRGCIGYPEPIAPLINATIDVAISAAVNDPRFPSLTEEELKYVDFEVTVLTKPELLQVDNPSDYLKEITIGKDGLIVENGFSKGLLLPQVATEYNMDVETFLANTCMKAGLSTECWLKNETKIYTFQGQIFKE, encoded by the coding sequence ATGTTAAGTAAAAAAGATGGGGATTATTTAATTAAAATAGCTAAATTAGCTGTTGAAACATATTTAAAAAAAGGTGAAAAAATAAATGTTCCTAAAGATTGTCCAGAACATTTAAAAGAAGATTTGGGAGTTTTTGTAACTTTAAATAAAAATAACGAGCTTAGAGGTTGTATTGGATACCCTGAACCAATTGCACCTTTAATCAACGCAACAATAGATGTAGCTATTTCGGCAGCTGTAAATGATCCAAGATTTCCAAGCTTAACTGAAGAGGAATTAAAATATGTTGATTTTGAGGTTACAGTTTTAACAAAACCAGAACTTCTTCAAGTGGATAATCCTTCAGATTACTTAAAGGAAATAACTATTGGAAAAGATGGTTTAATAGTTGAAAATGGTTTTAGTAAAGGTTTACTCCTTCCACAAGTAGCTACTGAATATAATATGGATGTTGAAACTTTTTTAGCTAATACTTGTATGAAAGCAGGTTTAAGTACAGAATGTTGGCTTAAAAATGAAACTAAGATATATACTTTTCAAGGACAAATATTTAAAGAATAA
- a CDS encoding GMC family oxidoreductase N-terminal domain-containing protein, whose product MIIIIGSGAGGSIIAMELALSNIPVTLIEKGPSIDMKNAFKCYDESDKGIDLLKTSCTGGSTTVAAGNGVRVLEEELKELGVSISKELDEVEKLLSIHEMDNEHFGKGSQKFMEIADELNLNPIKMPKFIRDNDCIPCGNCAFGCPRDAKWTSVDFVKIAIENGAKFLDNTEVIDIPIKNEKVKGVTIKKSNNKEEFIPSDTVILSAGAINSGILLQKIGLNAGKKLFIDPFVTIGGILRNIGFNKEVQMNGVVIGENYILAPHYSQFVANELKKQGAKDSDIFSIMVKIPDDSYGQIKDGKVIKENSIKDIRFITEGSAVAGSILVKSGVDPNSIVSTNLRGAHPGGTAAIGEVVDTNLQTEINGLYVSDASVLPKSPGAPPILTILALSKRLSKYLIDKLF is encoded by the coding sequence ATGATTATTATTATTGGATCTGGAGCTGGAGGATCAATTATAGCTATGGAATTAGCTTTAAGTAATATTCCTGTGACATTGATTGAAAAAGGTCCTTCAATTGATATGAAAAATGCTTTTAAATGTTATGATGAATCTGATAAAGGAATCGATTTGTTAAAAACTAGCTGTACTGGAGGTTCAACTACTGTAGCTGCTGGGAATGGTGTAAGAGTTCTTGAAGAAGAATTGAAAGAGCTTGGTGTCTCAATTTCTAAAGAATTAGATGAAGTGGAAAAATTACTTTCAATACATGAAATGGATAATGAACATTTTGGTAAAGGAAGTCAAAAATTTATGGAAATAGCTGATGAACTTAATCTTAATCCTATAAAAATGCCAAAATTCATTAGAGATAATGATTGTATACCATGTGGGAATTGTGCATTTGGTTGTCCAAGAGATGCTAAATGGACATCTGTTGATTTCGTTAAAATAGCTATTGAAAATGGAGCGAAATTCTTAGATAATACAGAAGTAATTGATATACCTATTAAAAATGAAAAAGTTAAAGGAGTCACTATTAAAAAATCTAATAATAAAGAAGAGTTTATTCCATCAGATACAGTTATACTCTCTGCTGGAGCTATAAATTCAGGAATTTTACTTCAAAAAATTGGTTTAAATGCTGGAAAAAAATTATTCATAGATCCTTTTGTAACTATTGGAGGAATACTGAGAAATATTGGATTTAACAAAGAAGTTCAGATGAATGGTGTGGTTATTGGAGAAAACTATATTTTAGCTCCACATTACTCACAATTTGTAGCTAATGAGCTTAAAAAACAAGGTGCTAAAGATTCAGACATATTCAGCATAATGGTGAAAATACCTGATGACAGCTATGGACAAATCAAAGATGGAAAAGTTATAAAAGAAAATAGTATAAAAGATATTAGGTTTATTACTGAAGGTTCAGCTGTTGCAGGATCCATACTTGTAAAAAGTGGTGTTGATCCCAATTCAATAGTGTCAACAAACTTGAGAGGAGCTCACCCCGGAGGAACTGCAGCTATTGGAGAGGTTGTTGATACAAATCTCCAAACTGAAATTAATGGACTATATGTTAGTGATGCTAGTGTACTACCAAAATCGCCAGGAGCACCACCTATTTTAACAATTTTAGCATTATCTAAGAGACTTTCTAAATATTTAATAGATAAACTATTTTAA
- a CDS encoding succinylglutamate desuccinylase/aspartoacylase family protein, with the protein MKAAKKGTPVVKFGNGKGPKTLLVAGVHGSELSSQIAAMKLINKLNKKKNIKGTIYIIPFVAPKSTSLNVRFYNGKNLNSIANKKGSITNKIVLAAKANNIKIVGDFHCTMPGGNPGKNIIMGTKVPTSKSAKMAIGISKLTGHAYRNYYLAGAEYPGALEDVLNLNKIAAVTCEVKTPHGKVASGSIAASYKQMVAFLKYNKLV; encoded by the coding sequence ATAAAGGCTGCAAAAAAAGGAACTCCTGTTGTAAAATTTGGAAATGGTAAAGGTCCAAAAACACTTCTCGTTGCTGGAGTTCATGGAAGTGAACTTTCATCACAGATAGCAGCGATGAAACTTATAAATAAACTTAATAAAAAAAAGAATATTAAAGGTACAATTTATATAATCCCTTTTGTTGCTCCAAAATCAACATCATTAAATGTGAGATTTTATAATGGTAAAAACCTTAATTCGATAGCTAATAAAAAAGGAAGTATAACAAATAAAATTGTCCTAGCTGCTAAAGCAAATAATATTAAAATAGTAGGAGATTTCCATTGTACAATGCCTGGAGGAAATCCTGGTAAGAATATAATAATGGGTACAAAAGTTCCTACATCAAAAAGTGCAAAAATGGCAATTGGTATTTCAAAGTTAACTGGACATGCATATAGAAATTATTACTTAGCTGGAGCAGAATATCCTGGTGCTCTTGAAGACGTTTTAAACTTAAACAAAATTGCTGCAGTTACTTGTGAAGTAAAAACCCCACATGGAAAAGTAGCTTCAGGAAGTATTGCAGCGTCCTATAAACAGATGGTTGCTTTTTTAAAATACAATAAATTAGTTTAA
- the pyrI gene encoding aspartate carbamoyltransferase regulatory subunit — MKKPEMKVEAIKNGTVIDHITANKSLHVLKILGLPHEDINVTVAINVSSQDVGKKDIVKIENRELDSSELDQIALVAPEATINIIRDYNVVAKDKVRFMKELKSIIRCTNPNCITNTNEPIESRFHLIKTSPVLLRCHYCERLIDAEEIDKQF, encoded by the coding sequence ATGAAAAAACCTGAGATGAAAGTAGAGGCTATTAAAAATGGTACAGTTATTGACCATATCACTGCTAATAAATCTCTTCATGTTTTAAAGATTTTAGGGCTTCCTCATGAAGATATAAATGTTACAGTCGCAATTAATGTTTCTTCACAAGATGTAGGTAAAAAAGACATAGTCAAAATTGAAAATAGGGAGTTAGATTCCAGTGAATTGGACCAAATTGCTTTAGTTGCTCCTGAAGCTACAATTAATATAATAAGGGATTATAATGTAGTTGCTAAAGATAAAGTTCGCTTTATGAAGGAATTGAAGTCAATAATTAGATGTACTAATCCTAATTGTATTACAAATACTAATGAACCTATTGAATCTAGATTTCATTTGATAAAAACATCTCCAGTATTATTGAGATGTCATTATTGTGAAAGATTAATTGATGCTGAAGAAATAGATAAACAATTTTAG
- a CDS encoding nitroreductase family protein, producing the protein MDLKEAIKNRHSVRQYSDKKIEGEIEKDLHAEIENCSEESGLNIQLCLNEEKAFSNGIFAKISLFKNVKNYIVISGKKSDDLDEKIGYYGERIVLKATQLGLNTCWTASGYKKSKLGVEIGDKEKIFLIIIGYGINNGNSRKTKAIDKLGNVNNDSPHWFINGLKAVQFAPTARNQQRFKFILDGNSVEAKALFGFHTEIDLGIAKYHFEIGADSKEWVWKT; encoded by the coding sequence ATGGATTTAAAAGAAGCAATTAAAAATCGACATTCTGTAAGGCAATATAGCGATAAGAAAATTGAAGGTGAAATAGAAAAAGATCTTCATGCAGAAATTGAGAACTGTAGTGAAGAGAGTGGATTAAATATTCAACTATGTTTAAATGAAGAAAAAGCTTTCAGTAATGGCATATTTGCTAAAATAAGTTTATTTAAAAATGTTAAAAATTATATAGTTATTAGTGGTAAAAAATCAGATGATTTAGATGAAAAAATAGGCTATTATGGGGAGAGAATTGTTTTAAAGGCAACTCAATTAGGTTTAAATACATGTTGGACGGCTTCAGGATATAAAAAAAGTAAACTTGGTGTTGAAATAGGGGATAAAGAGAAAATATTCCTTATAATTATTGGGTATGGGATAAATAATGGAAATTCTAGAAAAACAAAAGCTATTGATAAATTAGGAAATGTTAATAATGACTCTCCTCATTGGTTTATCAATGGTTTAAAAGCTGTTCAGTTTGCCCCTACAGCTAGAAATCAACAAAGATTTAAATTTATTTTAGATGGAAATAGTGTTGAAGCTAAAGCTTTATTTGGATTTCACACTGAAATTGATCTTGGAATAGCTAAGTATCATTTTGAAATTGGTGCTGATTCTAAAGAATGGGTTTGGAAAACATAA
- the ade gene encoding adenine deaminase: protein MNYTKIKKIKTNILDIAGNEIYPAEVSIKDGYFKKIMPLENDSNLDFDGIMVPGFIDAHIHIESSLLTPSNFAKAVVPYGTTSVIADPHEIANVCGIKGIDFMIEDASLIPFDFYFSAPSCVPATNFETNGACLDCEAIKELMEKDEVVALGEVMNFVGVINRDNEVICKLNVAEKYKKPIDGHAPMLSGKDLEEYVNVGNISISTDHESVSFDEAIEKKKLGMKIMVREGSSAKNMEALFNIKDRIGLCSNQDFFGSVSVADFQSVLKYPIFDFLVSDDKHPNDLKEGHLNVLIKKTIDFGIDPIETIKMVTINPAEHYNLNSGSIEEDKKANFVLIDNLNDFNIKKTYIGGYLVAEDGKSYIDSKKSDMGNTFRLNKKNPDDFEVIAGDNFSASSVNVRVIELVKDEIITNEIDVDLFVENDLIQEDIDDDILKLAVVERYGDNNISNAFIKGFGLKKGAIASSVAHDSHNIIVVGTNSNDMARAVNLISENKGGLAVVIGDDEKILKLPIAGLMSDENVFTVSDQLENINNKVATLGSSLEAPFMTLSFMALLVIPNLRLSDKGLFDVNKFCFVNLVKG from the coding sequence ATGAATTATACTAAAATAAAAAAAATCAAAACTAATATATTAGATATTGCAGGTAATGAAATTTATCCTGCTGAAGTTTCTATTAAAGATGGATACTTTAAAAAGATAATGCCTCTTGAAAATGATTCTAATTTAGATTTTGATGGAATTATGGTTCCTGGATTTATTGATGCTCATATTCATATTGAAAGCTCTCTTTTAACACCATCTAATTTTGCAAAAGCTGTTGTTCCATATGGAACTACTTCAGTAATAGCTGATCCTCATGAGATAGCTAATGTCTGTGGGATTAAAGGAATCGATTTCATGATTGAAGATGCTTCTCTGATTCCTTTTGATTTTTATTTTTCAGCTCCTTCTTGTGTTCCCGCTACTAATTTTGAAACTAATGGAGCTTGTCTTGATTGTGAAGCTATTAAAGAACTTATGGAAAAAGATGAGGTTGTAGCTTTAGGAGAAGTTATGAACTTTGTTGGAGTTATTAATCGTGATAATGAGGTTATTTGCAAATTAAATGTTGCTGAAAAGTATAAAAAACCTATTGATGGTCACGCACCTATGTTAAGTGGTAAAGATTTGGAAGAATATGTTAATGTAGGGAATATATCTATTTCTACTGATCATGAATCTGTAAGTTTTGATGAAGCTATTGAAAAAAAGAAATTAGGTATGAAAATAATGGTAAGGGAAGGGTCATCTGCTAAAAATATGGAAGCTCTTTTTAATATAAAAGATAGAATTGGGCTTTGTTCAAACCAAGATTTCTTTGGTTCAGTTTCAGTAGCTGATTTCCAATCAGTTCTTAAATATCCGATTTTTGATTTTTTAGTTAGTGATGATAAACATCCTAATGATTTAAAAGAGGGGCATTTGAATGTTCTCATTAAAAAAACTATTGATTTTGGAATTGATCCAATTGAAACTATTAAAATGGTTACAATAAATCCTGCTGAACATTATAATCTTAATTCTGGATCAATTGAAGAGGATAAAAAAGCTAATTTTGTTTTAATTGATAATTTAAATGATTTTAATATTAAAAAGACATATATTGGGGGTTATTTAGTAGCTGAAGATGGTAAGTCATATATTGATTCTAAAAAATCTGATATGGGAAATACTTTTAGATTAAATAAAAAGAATCCTGATGATTTTGAGGTTATTGCTGGTGATAATTTTTCTGCTTCTTCTGTTAATGTTAGGGTTATTGAACTTGTAAAAGATGAAATTATAACCAATGAAATTGATGTAGATCTTTTTGTTGAGAATGATCTTATTCAAGAAGATATTGACGATGATATACTGAAATTAGCCGTAGTTGAACGATATGGGGATAATAATATATCTAATGCTTTTATTAAAGGTTTTGGTCTAAAAAAAGGAGCTATTGCTTCTAGTGTAGCTCATGATTCTCATAATATCATTGTTGTTGGAACTAATTCTAATGATATGGCAAGAGCAGTTAACCTTATTAGTGAAAATAAAGGAGGATTAGCTGTTGTTATTGGGGATGATGAGAAAATATTAAAACTCCCAATAGCAGGCCTTATGAGTGATGAAAATGTTTTCACAGTTTCAGATCAGCTTGAAAATATTAATAATAAGGTAGCTACTTTAGGATCTAGTTTGGAAGCTCCGTTCATGACTCTATCATTTATGGCACTTCTTGTTATTCCAAATTTGAGGTTAAGTGATAAAGGATTGTTTGATGTTAATAAATTTTGTTTTGTTAATTTGGTTAAGGGGTGA
- a CDS encoding tautomerase family protein, which yields MPFTKVSLAKGNDKNFLREFKEEILNSILEVLELPSDDKNILIMEYEKELFEMKDPYKYLIEITMFSGRSNKTKKLLFSTIVERLNSKLNIEKESIFILINEQSRDNWGIRGGKSAKDIDLEFKVNI from the coding sequence ATGCCATTTACCAAAGTTTCTCTAGCCAAAGGAAATGATAAAAATTTTTTAAGGGAATTTAAAGAAGAAATTCTTAATTCTATTTTGGAAGTTTTGGAACTTCCTTCAGATGACAAAAATATTCTTATTATGGAATATGAAAAAGAATTGTTTGAAATGAAGGATCCTTACAAATATTTGATTGAAATAACTATGTTTTCTGGAAGATCTAATAAAACAAAAAAGTTATTGTTTTCTACTATTGTTGAGAGATTAAATAGTAAGTTGAATATAGAAAAAGAATCTATTTTCATTTTGATCAATGAACAATCTCGTGATAATTGGGGAATTCGAGGTGGAAAATCTGCTAAAGACATAGACCTTGAATTTAAAGTAAATATTTAA
- a CDS encoding TIGR00300 family protein, whose amino-acid sequence MNQREIELFGHIIDSLILPKTLDIIMDKGGDFKIIDLNVGKRKSDVSRAKIIVSADSPSLLNQILDELSEIGATISAVEEVELVASPKDKVVPENFYSTTNHITHVLYKGNWLLVENIEMDCMIVIDDGSNNTRAHCKPIGQIKKGELIVVGREGIRVTPPERPRGKQGVFEFMNSEVSSEKPLMSIIENIASEIKEIKSRGGKIAIVGGPAIVHTGSADLMAQMIKEGYIDVIFAGNALATHDIENALYGTSLGVCVKTGEVVSRGHTHHMRAINEINGSGSIKDAVKDGTLKKGIMYECIKNDVPFVLAGSIRDDGPLPDVITDVIEAQEIMREYARDVDMVIMIATMLHSIATGNILPSRVKSICVDINPATVTKLADRGSAQVLSVVTDIGAFLPTLYRELEK is encoded by the coding sequence ATGAATCAAAGAGAAATAGAACTGTTTGGACATATTATCGATTCTTTAATTCTTCCTAAAACCCTTGACATAATTATGGATAAAGGAGGAGACTTTAAGATAATTGATTTAAATGTTGGAAAAAGAAAATCTGATGTAAGTAGGGCAAAAATTATTGTTTCAGCAGATTCTCCATCTCTTTTAAATCAAATTTTAGATGAATTAAGTGAGATTGGTGCAACAATATCTGCAGTAGAAGAAGTTGAGTTAGTAGCTTCTCCAAAAGATAAAGTTGTTCCAGAAAACTTTTACTCAACTACCAACCATATTACACACGTTCTTTACAAGGGGAATTGGTTACTTGTTGAAAACATTGAAATGGACTGTATGATTGTTATTGATGATGGAAGTAATAATACTCGGGCTCATTGTAAACCTATTGGGCAGATAAAAAAGGGAGAGTTGATTGTTGTTGGCCGTGAAGGAATACGTGTCACTCCTCCAGAACGTCCGAGAGGTAAACAAGGTGTTTTTGAATTTATGAATAGTGAAGTTTCTTCAGAAAAACCATTAATGAGTATTATTGAAAATATTGCCTCTGAAATTAAGGAAATCAAATCTAGAGGTGGAAAAATAGCTATTGTAGGAGGCCCTGCTATTGTTCATACTGGATCAGCTGATTTAATGGCTCAAATGATTAAAGAGGGATATATCGATGTGATTTTTGCAGGTAATGCTTTAGCTACTCATGATATTGAAAATGCTCTATATGGAACTTCTCTTGGGGTTTGCGTAAAAACTGGTGAAGTTGTAAGCAGGGGACATACTCATCATATGAGGGCTATAAATGAAATTAATGGCTCTGGTTCTATAAAAGATGCTGTTAAAGATGGGACTTTAAAGAAAGGAATAATGTATGAATGTATTAAAAATGATGTTCCATTTGTTTTAGCTGGATCTATTCGTGATGATGGTCCACTTCCTGATGTTATAACTGATGTTATTGAAGCTCAAGAAATAATGAGGGAATATGCAAGGGATGTTGACATGGTTATAATGATAGCTACAATGTTACATTCAATAGCTACTGGAAACATATTGCCATCAAGAGTAAAAAGTATTTGTGTTGATATTAACCCAGCTACAGTTACAAAGTTAGCTGATAGGGGAAGTGCACAAGTTTTAAGTGTAGTAACAGATATAGGTGCCTTTTTACCAACTCTCTATCGTGAACTAGAGAAATGA
- the prf1 gene encoding peptide chain release factor aRF-1: MSEVSSKELYEFKRTLKELSEKKGRGTELVSVYVPPDRQISDVTKHMREELSQSANIKSKQTKKNVQSAIEVIVQRLRLFPKPPEKGLVLFVGMIPKGGPGTEKMETFVFEPPEPIQTYTYHCNSEFFLEPLQHMMDVKEVYGLAVIDRKEATIATLKGKRVDILKHLTSGVPGKHKAGGQSQRRFDRLIDLAAHEFKKRIGEHMNDAFLPIEDLKGIILGGPGHTKEEFLKGDYLQYELKNKVITTVDTSYTGEFGIREVIDKSMDILEEIDVMQEKQLVQKFLKELIDERGLAAYGEEEVRRDLQMGAVDTLLISEDLTQTRKTMRCLNCSHQVQVTYKDPHDNDEIICDKCGDKMKVSDAKDLVDDFVKMAEEVDSDIEIISTETEEGMQLLKAFGGIAAILRYRI; encoded by the coding sequence TTGTCAGAAGTATCTTCAAAAGAATTATATGAGTTTAAAAGGACTCTTAAAGAATTATCAGAAAAGAAAGGAAGAGGAACTGAGTTAGTATCAGTGTATGTACCACCTGATCGACAAATAAGTGATGTTACCAAGCACATGCGTGAAGAATTAAGTCAAAGTGCTAACATTAAAAGTAAACAAACAAAGAAAAATGTCCAATCTGCTATTGAAGTTATTGTTCAAAGACTTAGGCTGTTTCCAAAACCTCCTGAAAAAGGACTTGTTCTCTTTGTAGGGATGATTCCAAAAGGTGGACCTGGAACAGAAAAAATGGAAACTTTTGTTTTTGAGCCACCTGAGCCGATTCAAACTTATACATATCATTGTAATTCAGAGTTCTTTTTGGAACCATTACAACATATGATGGATGTTAAAGAAGTTTATGGGCTAGCTGTAATTGATAGAAAAGAAGCTACCATAGCTACTCTTAAAGGAAAAAGAGTTGATATATTAAAACATTTAACTAGTGGTGTTCCAGGAAAACACAAAGCAGGTGGGCAATCACAGAGAAGATTTGATAGATTAATTGATTTAGCTGCTCACGAGTTTAAAAAACGTATTGGGGAACATATGAACGATGCATTTTTACCTATTGAAGACCTTAAAGGAATAATCTTAGGAGGACCGGGTCATACTAAAGAAGAATTCCTTAAAGGAGATTATCTCCAATATGAACTTAAAAATAAGGTAATAACTACTGTTGATACTTCTTATACTGGCGAATTTGGAATAAGGGAAGTTATTGATAAATCTATGGACATCTTAGAGGAAATAGATGTAATGCAAGAGAAACAACTTGTTCAGAAATTTCTTAAAGAGTTAATTGATGAACGGGGATTAGCTGCTTATGGTGAAGAAGAAGTTAGGCGTGATCTCCAAATGGGTGCAGTAGACACTCTTCTTATTTCAGAGGATCTCACTCAAACAAGAAAGACTATGAGATGTTTGAATTGCTCACATCAAGTTCAGGTTACTTATAAAGATCCGCATGATAATGATGAAATTATATGTGATAAATGTGGAGATAAGATGAAAGTTTCTGATGCAAAAGATCTTGTGGATGATTTTGTTAAAATGGCTGAAGAAGTTGATTCTGATATTGAGATTATTTCTACTGAGACTGAAGAAGGAATGCAATTATTAAAAGCATTTGGTGGAATTGCAGCTATTTTGAGATATAGAATTTAA
- a CDS encoding orotate phosphoribosyltransferase-like protein, which yields MKQDLIKKAHELRSRGFTIGEIADELNVSMDTARWLNMQKLDEKQKTADAPVDFAINWNSLGGSSSRLRYVSAALSDMTLAHGEADVIVGIAVSGIPFATMMADFLEVEEGFETALSVFHPVKHMKEDDKDQKGAISQNFAQVKDKKVVIVDDVITSGNTVKEVVNALKDQGAEPIAVVVLIDKVGISEIDGVPVESLIKVNRLG from the coding sequence ATGAAACAAGATCTCATAAAAAAAGCACATGAACTTAGAAGTCGTGGTTTTACTATTGGTGAAATAGCTGATGAACTTAACGTTTCAATGGATACTGCTAGATGGTTAAATATGCAAAAACTGGATGAGAAACAAAAAACTGCTGATGCTCCTGTAGATTTTGCTATTAATTGGAATAGTTTAGGTGGAAGTTCTTCAAGACTTAGATATGTTTCTGCTGCATTAAGTGATATGACTTTAGCTCATGGTGAAGCTGATGTTATAGTGGGTATAGCTGTTAGTGGAATACCTTTTGCAACAATGATGGCAGACTTTTTAGAAGTGGAAGAAGGCTTTGAAACAGCTTTGTCAGTTTTCCATCCTGTTAAACATATGAAAGAGGATGATAAAGATCAAAAAGGAGCTATAAGTCAGAATTTCGCTCAAGTTAAAGATAAAAAAGTTGTAATCGTCGATGATGTAATAACTAGTGGAAATACTGTAAAAGAAGTAGTTAATGCTCTTAAAGATCAAGGAGCAGAACCTATAGCTGTAGTTGTTTTAATTGATAAAGTTGGAATATCTGAAATAGATGGTGTTCCTGTAGAATCTTTAATAAAAGTTAATAGATTAGGTTAA